The following are from one region of the Dreissena polymorpha isolate Duluth1 chromosome 2, UMN_Dpol_1.0, whole genome shotgun sequence genome:
- the LOC127869793 gene encoding dentin sialophosphoprotein-like — MVLIISVADVPDSIKKADVPDNIEADVPDNIKMDRTTRQLTTLLLTITILIALSSSMTTPHPRPATTIDYDQADFDEFGPDPGTVDAVNVDNNPVEKPRGQLILSETVSQVEIAGQSTLGSEAGLAEYDLAGATNAEAEPISEEDIDKNDMNKNDVSVEKQKTQNAMSPVTAAAHAVEGVDVDDDNTSKPWEYSDITMSPKEKALPYTISQINEGTDESFAHNAGRGLLKGGKKLANEHANGSKSKSAAVTEKFSRPNTRHHELRVSDANSAESKEINIGDSNQDSTKSLQTNKHLNLKETNSSPAYSDQSGSSSKETETSSQQTQPDEATSTQEMSKKNSSVDSVTEESSVDPLNSVETESNTREQMSDKSKHATNEIVSSETNEINSNSNNTSHTELYEQTSESKERLSANGKSCASQTNQESVEGSGDTTMKAAARNNKDTELGKCFLPNAEDGDICYLVKSLHSICSTQFTSECNHQTENQESAERNEAESSSDSSTEAGNQSVERSLSVDDVKSLSESLERSVGILQLIDLIRGVCPSLCRIASAEANARKSSGTQGIESSMADQNGAEYDNESDEDSHDVDDSREEMANEIEKQDQLSVILGSVDSVTVHEDQRSMDSNDEEPHEDSDNSDFGEETNQSGKTADSIATPEMVHSDDSMDSKSQGNKQSDFTAQDHNSADNTSGTSGESN; from the exons ATGGTGCTCATCATT TCTGTGGCAGACGTTCCAGACAGCATAAAGAAGGCCGACGTTCCAGACAACATAGAGGCTGACGTTCCAGACAACATAAAG aTGGATAGAACAACAAGACAACTCACAACATTATTGTTGACAATAACCATTCTGATTGCACTATCTTCTTCCATGACAACCCCACATCCTCGCCCTGCAACAACCATCGACTACGACCAGGCAGACTTTGATGAGTTTGGTCCAGACCCTGGTACAGTAGACGCTGtaaatgtcgacaacaatcctgTAGAGAAACCACGTGGACAGTTGATACTTAGCGAAACTGTGAGCCAGGTGGAAATAGCTGGTCAGTCCACTCTAGGATCAGAGGCTGGCTTAGCCGAGTATGATCTTGCAGGAGCAACGAATGCTGAAGCCGAGCCAATATCAGAAGAAGACATTGATAAGAATGACATGAATAAGAATGACGTTTCAGTGGAGAAGCAGAAGACACAAAATGCAATGTCACCAGTCACTGCTGCTGCCCACGCTGTTGAAGGCGTTGATGTTGATGACGACAATACTTCTAAACCGTGGGAGTATAGTGATATAACGATGTCTCCAAAAGAAAAGGCCCTTCCTTATACAATTTCACAGATAAATGAAGGAACTGATGAAAGTTTCGCCCATAATGCAGGTAGAGGTTTGTTAAAAGGAGGAAAAAAACTGGCTAATGAACATGCCAATGGTTCCAAAAGTAAGTCTGCTGCAGTAACTGAAAAGTTCTCCAGACCAAACACAAGGCACCATGAACTGAGGGTGTCAGACGCTAACAGTGCTGAGTCAAAAGAGATCAACATTGGGGATTCTAATCAAGACTCAACAAAATCCTTACAAACGAACAAGCATTTGAATTTGAAAGAGACAAACAGCAGTCCTGCTTATTCTGATCAATCAGGTAGTTCCTCGAAAGAAACAGAGACAAGTTCACAACAAACACAACCAGATGAAGCTACCTCAACACAAGAAATGTCTAAAAAAAACAGTTCTGTGGATTCAGTAACAGAAGAGAGCTCTGTTGATCCTCTGAATTCTGTGGAAACAGAAAGTAATACGAGAGAGCAGATGTCAGATAAAAGTAAGCACGCCACAAATGAAATAGTTTCATCAGAGACAAATGAAATCAATTCAAACAGCAATAATACATCTCACACAGAATTGTATGAGCAAACAAGTGAGAGCAAAGAAAGATTATCTGCAAATGGAAAAAGTTGCGCTAGTCAAACTAATCAAGAATCGGTCGAGGGCAGTGGAGATACAACCATGAAGGCAGCGGCTAGAAATAACAAAGACACAGAACTGGGAAAATGTTTTCTTCCAAATGCTGAAGACGGCGACATCTGCTACCTAGTAAAATCTCTGCACTCAATTTGCTCCACACAGTTCACATCTGAATGCAACCACCAAACTGAGAACCAGGAGTCAGCAGAAAGAAATGAGGCAGAAAGCTCAAGTGATTCCAGTACAGAGGCTGGGAATCAGTCTGTAGAAAGATCACTCTCTGTGGATGACGTGAAGAGTTTGTCGGAATCACTTGAAAGATCAGTTGGAATCCTTCAGCTAATTGATCTTATACGAGGGGTGTGTCCGAGCTTGTGCAGAATAGCATCAGCAGAAGCCAATGCCAGGAAGAGTTCAGGTACACAAGGAATAGAATCTTCAATGGCTGACCAGAATGGTGCTGAATATGACAATGAGAGCGATGAAGACAGCCATGATGTAGACGATTCACGAGAAGAGATGGcaaatgaaattgaaaaacaagacCAGCTGTCTGTAATCTTGGGTTCAGTGGACAGTGTTACAGTGCATGAAGACCAAAGAAGCATGGATAGCAATGATGAAGAACCACATGAAGATTCTGATAACTCAGATTTTGGAGAAGAGACAAATCAGAGTGGCAAAACAGCCGATAGTATTGCTACCCCTGAAATGGTTCATTCTGATGACAGCATGGACAGTAAAAGCCAAGGCAATAAACAGTCTGATTTCACTGCACAGGACCACAACAGTGCAGATAATACTAGTGGAACAAGTGGCGAGAGCAACTAA